The segment tacaaaatagaatttctactctagcctaatctaagtgtatatgtgtgtgaagctccctcttggagacttgaaccctgacccttgccctccacaccccacaagcactgatacttgtggagtgactatcgcaccaagggtgtgtaGTGGTACCACCCaatattaaattctaaatgATTCATTCGAATAGTTGGGGTGATAGGAATAGACTTATTGCACTAAGAAAATATTTCATGAGACATCTCTCTTATAAAATGTAGGACTCACATGTGTGGGACAAAGGAATGTGAGAGAAATATCTTATAAATACCACCTATGAATACCACCCTTCCGGACTTGAGAAGGGAACGGAGAGAGGAAGAAACAAAATGAGAAAGATCATTATCAGAGCTCTAAGtcaaaaacagaaataaaaaacacataaCCTCTTGGTAGTGGATTAGGACCGATACCAATGTGATTTAACCATATCATATCAGATGAGATTATCATTTCCAATGGTTTTCATAtgacacaacaaattcaacctcTTAGTTGAATTTCCAGTTTCCACCCACTACAATATTCGTCCTTTTCAGTTGTCACaagagattttttttcattgaatatCCAATGTCTGCCACCTAGACTTGAAAACTTCCGGTGAAGTCTGTACTCTGTATAAGAGTCTAAACTAAAATGTCAAGGCCTTGGAAATAAAAGGCTTCTTCATTGTTTCTTAGAAACTTCAAGTCCGGGTCAAAGTCATTTGCTGCTAGCTCAAAGCAATAAAGCCTTTTTCtattaaatataaattgtttATTCGAAAAACATACTTGCAGCATTGGGTGTTTCATTTGTAAAATTGATCATTTTCCTCATTGGCTATTTGGCAATGACAGTGATCACGTTCACGGGTGGAAGTTCCCTTAAACTTCTTCAGGCAATTGTatttttttcgcttttattgcATTTGAGACCAGCACTTGGATTCATTTCAAGTGTTGGAGATGCTGACAGTGACAACATCAGGTGCCTAGATGGGGGGAGACAAGCACTCCTTAAGCTCAAAAAATGCTTTCTTGATGCCTACGGCAACCTCTCCTCTTGGGGGAGTGGAGATGAAAATAAGAATTGCTGCAATTGGAAAGGAGTTCACTGCAGCAACCAAACAGGCCATGTACTTGAGCTAAGGCTTGGTTTTTCTTATTTGGGAGGGATGATTAATCCTTCACTACTTGAGTTGCCATATTTGACCTATTTGGATCTCAGTTACAATGATTTTAATCATAGCCATATCCCTGAGTTCATCGGATCTCTCTCGGTAACTTAGAATACCTTGATCTCTCTAGGGCCAAACTAAGTGGGCCAATTCCACATCAGCTTGGAAACCTTTCTCATTTGCAATATCTCAATCTTAGTTGCAATAATTTGACAATTATTGAAAATCTCAAATGGTTGTCTCATCTCTTTTCAATAAAAGACATTGACTTAAGTTTCACAAATCTCCATGTTGCAAATGATTGGCTAGAAGTTGTGAGTGGTCTCCCTTATTTAACAACCTTGAATATGGCGTGGTGTGATCTTCCCCCAATGAGTCTTTCATCTTTTCCTCATTTCAATAATTCGAAAGATTTTACTTCTCTTGAGAGTCTACATCTTGAAAACAATCAACTTAAAGGTGGCATTCCAAAATTCTTTGGGGATATATGTACTTCACGTGAATTGCGTTTGTCGGGGAACAATTTTGATGGACAACTTGTTGAGCGTATCAATGATTTGTTTGGATGTGCAAAAGACTCATTTGAGGTTTTGGAATTAGCAAGGAATCAATTTACCGGATCATTGCCTGATTTTGCAATATTTCCatcattaaaagaaataaatcttTTTTCCAACAAATTAAATGGGACTGTGTCCAAAACCATTGTAAGCCTTCATAAACTAGAACATTTAGATGTTTCTTCAAATTCTTTGCGAGGCGTCATATCTGAAGCACATTTTTCAAATCTTTCCAAATTACGGCACTTGCAGTTATCTAATAATTCTCTTACTCTTGAATTCGACTTCAATTGGGCTCCCCCTTTCCAACTGGATGAAATGTACTTGAAATCTTGCAAGTTGGGGCCTACATTTCCAAATTGGATCCTAACCCAAAGCAATGTTACTACCATTGATATCTCCCATGCTGAAATTTCTGATACCATTCCAGCAGAGTGGTTTGCGAACTTGCCTACTAAATTAGTACTTTTAAATCTTTCTTGCAACCAAATACATGGACTGCTACCTAATGTGACGAAGATGCCTTTGAATGCTCATACAATTGATTTGAATGCTGATCGTTTAGAGGGTCCATTGCCACTTTTTTCAACTAATCTCAGCTCCTTGAGTCTCTCTAAAAATCGATTCTCTGGTTCACTTACGCTTCTTTGTAAAATCAATGGCGGGTTGTTGGGTTTCCTAGACCTATCTGATAACCTATTATCTGGAGCACTTCCAAATTGTTTTATGCATTGGCCTAAcctatttattttgaatttggctgGCA is part of the Quercus robur chromosome 9, dhQueRobu3.1, whole genome shotgun sequence genome and harbors:
- the LOC126700761 gene encoding receptor-like protein EIX2; its protein translation is MAWCDLPPMSLSSFPHFNNSKDFTSLESLHLENNQLKGGIPKFFGDICTSRELRLSGNNFDGQLVERINDLFGCAKDSFEVLELARNQFTGSLPDFAIFPSLKEINLFSNKLNGTVSKTIVSLHKLEHLDVSSNSLRGVISEAHFSNLSKLRHLQLSNNSLTLEFDFNWAPPFQLDEMYLKSCKLGPTFPNWILTQSNVTTIDISHAEISDTIPAEWFANLPTKLVLLNLSCNQIHGLLPNVTKMPLNAHTIDLNADRLEGPLPLFSTNLSSLSLSKNRFSGSLTLLCKINGGLLGFLDLSDNLLSGALPNCFMHWPNLFILNLAGNNFFGEVPSSLGLLLMLVTLSLRNNNFSGDFPLSLKNCSSLKFMDLGNKVPARIAEGLPQLIVLILRSNKFNGSIPWHICQLKYLRILDFSLNDISGTIPQCLNFIAIAHKGKSSSNLFDGDYLGTDGGYVCMGIYVDSAMVVLKGREYEYGKNLELLKIINLSSNKLSGKLPSEISSLLELAVYPKAT